The proteins below come from a single Zea mays cultivar B73 chromosome 8, Zm-B73-REFERENCE-NAM-5.0, whole genome shotgun sequence genomic window:
- the LOC103636078 gene encoding uncharacterized protein, which produces MGSDLKEMKYRRRIGAEERPQCSDRRGGAGWAALQQDPVELLRKLDELRDQIARSCNVVAQRREPRRASRRAVSMLPAEHLEEPPPLPGYHRSRHGGRFGPGLPPPGPYAPPRPEHGERYVRQSSGHYRQYPGRQWENGGMGPGSFHHYGCACPHCLHGQRTSPQEENIPMARYFARQHESYRFERSPSVSSDYDRRSVASSLYSHRSVSKRRAEYFRKKAEHICRPVDGAAPFSVCSSCYKLLQMPTEKCIGRKQNRFQCGSCCQIVSLKHDEENGIPFAPSLSLYAPETEQSSSDQMRRDTVHQHHEDFNSMFYNSNDHSNMQNNMDSTDDNSLSSTMSNDRIGKDCGSTRSIQSKAEDLPFSPSRSVDNGSPKDILCERDTDCKVEPSVGGPVSPRSPALEDKLVDPLCAQEKCNDEDDQGMAMAYKSDLTCKGEYDVNDQYDGGISTRSKQESNEDDKDATEDEISCRSYEQKSKEDNSCNIEDSSKTYEQNSGEDDTSSLVNGSEKYQCMNIKDEDSSPGGEDTCNKYESKVKRDENYVLGAESIRKNCDENNADVMETGSISERHDGLKIEEDNEKLQQPFIEDANSQTGSGSSVNERTNSGFSRGSSEAGLDEDQSSTGKSGDSSFFAGFLKKGFKDLSLLNKSMDNVKVSINGHPISEKALKKAEKKAGPVDPGTYWYDYHAGFWGVMGRECIGIVPPFIREFNYPMAKNCAGGDTGVFVNGRELHQRDLDLLVGRGLPRTSGMSYSIEMSGNVIDEATGKKLRSLGKLAPTIEKLKRGFGMHVPEEFR; this is translated from the exons ATGGGGAGTGATCTCAAGGAGATGAAGTACAGGCGGAGGATCGGGGCGGAGGAGCGGCCGCAATGCAGCGACCGGAGGGGCGGCGCGGGCTGGGCCGCGCTGCAGCAGGACCCCGTCGAGCTGCTGCGCAAGCTGGACGAGCTGAGGGACCAGATCGCGCGCTCCTGCAACGTCGTCGCCCAGCGGCGGGAGCCCCGCAGGGCCAGCCGCCGCGCGGTCTCCATGCTCCCCGCCGAGCATCTGGAGGAGCCACCGCCTCTGCCGGGGTACCACCGCTCCCGCCATGGCGGGCGGTTTGGGCCGGGCTTGCCGCCTCCAGGCCCATACGCACCGCCGCGCCCTGAACATGGGGAAAGGTATGTGAGGCAGTCTAGCGGGCACTACCGCCAGTACCCTGGGAGGCAGTGGGAGAACGGTGGGATGGGGCCTGGGAGCTTCCATCACTACGGGTGTGCCTGTCCACACTGTCTGCATGGGCAGAGGACTTCGCCGCAAGAGGAGAACATCCCGATGGCGAGGTACTTCGCCAGGCAGCATGAATCGTACCGGTTCGAGAGGTCACCATCTGTTTCATCCGATTATGATCGGAGGTCTGTGGCGTCATCACTTTACTCGCACCGGTCTGTATCGAAGAGGAGAGCAGAGTACTTCAGGAAGAAGGCGGAACATATCTGCCGTCCAGTGGATGGTGCTGCACCTTTCTCTGTGTGCAGTTCATGTTATAAACTACTGCAGATGCCTACAGAAAAATGCATAGGGCGGAAGCAGAACCGATTTCAATGCGGGTCTTGTTGTCAGATAGTTAGTCTGAAGCATGATGAAGAAAATGGTATTCCCTTTGCACCGTCATTATCCTTATATGCGCCTGAAACAGAGCAAAGCTCAAGTGACCAGATGAGGCGAGATACTGTCCATCAACATCATGAGGATTTTAATTCTATGTTCTACaattcaaatgatcatagcaaCATGCAAAACAACATGGATTCCACTGATGATAATTCACTTTCTTCGACCATGAGTAATGacaggattggcaaagattgtggtTCAACTAGAAGCATTCAGTCAAAAGCTGAGGATCTCCCTTTCTCTCCAAGTAGGTCTGTAGACAATGGAAGCCCAAAGGATATATTGTGCGAGAGGGACACAGACTGCAAGGTGGAGCCTTCTGTAGGTGGTCCAGTTAGCCCACGGTCTCCAGCTTTAGAGGACAAACTTGTTGACCCATTGTGTGCCCAAGAAAAATGTAACGACGAGGATGATCAAGGCATGGCCATGGCTTACAAATCAGACCTAACTTGCAAAGGAGAATATGATGTTAATGATCAGTATGATGGGGGCATTAGTACAAGAAGCAAACAGGAGAGCAATGAAGATGACAAAGATGCCACTGAAGATGAAATCTCATGCAGAAGTTATGAACAGAAGAGCAAGGAAGATAACTCATGCAACATTGAAGATAGTAGCAAAACATATGAGCAGAATAGTGGAGAAGATGACACTAGTAGTCTAGTAAATGGAAGTGAAAAGTACCAGTGTATGAATATTAAAGATGAAGATAGCAGCCCCGGAGGCGAGGACACATGCAATAAATATGAGTCAAAGGTAAAAAGAGATGAAAATTATGTTCTTGGAGCTGAGAGCATTAGAAAAAACTGTGATGAAAATAATGCAGATGTCATGGAAACTGGAAGCATAAGTGAGAGACATGATGGGCTGAAAATCGAAGAAGATAATGAGAAATTGCAGCAGCCATTTATTGAAGATGCCAATTCTCAAACAGGGAGTGGTTCATCAGTTAATGAGCGGACAAATTCTGGGTTTTCTCGTGGTTCATCAGAGGCTGGGTTGGATGAAGATCAGTCCTCTACCGGTAAGAGTGGGGATTCATCATTTTTTGCTGGTTTTCTGAAGAAGGGTTTTAAGGACCTTTCTTTATTAAATAAGTCCATGGACAATGTTAAGGTTTCAATTAATGGTCATCCAATCTCTGAAAAAGCCCTTAAGAAGGCAGAGAAGAAAGCTGGTCCTGTTGACCCAGGTACATATTG GTACGACTACCATGCTGGTTTTTGGGGTGTCATGGGACGGGAATGTATTGGCATTGTCCCT CCATTTATTAGAGAATTTAATTATCCGATGGCCAAAAATTGTGCCGGTGGGGATACAGGTGTTTTTGTCAATGGCAGAGAACTGCATCAAAGAGATTTAGATTTACTTGTAGGAAGAGGACTACCACGGACATCTGGCATGTCATATTCTATTGAGATGTCAGGCAATGTAATCGATGAAGCAACTGGGAAAAAACTGCGCAGTCTTGGAAAACTTGCTCCTAC GATTGAGAAGTTGAAGCGTGGTTTTGGCATGCACGTCCCTGAAGAGTTCAGATAA